A single genomic interval of Gammaproteobacteria bacterium harbors:
- a CDS encoding AMP-binding protein, with the protein MYPGKHSLEHPQKPAFVMAASGESVSYGELEARANRLARLLRAHGLKRLDHYAIFMENNSRYIECCAAGERAGLYYTCVNSFLTAAELAYIVNNSGSRVLITSRALAAIAREALRDCADVTLCLVIDGEDIDSRIRDYAGAVAGFATTPIADERIGTAMLYSSGTTGRPKGILRPLPDAPPTHRLPLFDFLSALWRYRENMVYLSPAPLYHSAPQAAVSLTLRHGGTAIIMERFDPQQYLALVEKFRVTHSQLVPTMFSRMLKLPEAVRSRYDLGSLETVIHAAAPCPVPVKEQMIEWWGPIIHEYLGATEGLGFAACDSSEWLAHRGTVGRVLLGELHILDEQMRPCPTGTPGQLWFRTATEFEYFNDPQRTLEARSADGSLSTVGDMGYLDADGYLYLSDRSTFMIISGGVNIYPQECENLLITHPKVADAAVFGVPNEDLGEEVKAVVQPQPEIAPDEALARELLDFCARNLARHKCPRTIEFSAALPRLPTGKLYKKELRDRYWRGERRI; encoded by the coding sequence ATGTACCCAGGAAAACACAGCCTAGAGCACCCCCAAAAGCCTGCATTCGTAATGGCCGCAAGCGGCGAATCGGTCAGTTATGGCGAGCTCGAGGCGCGCGCCAACCGCCTTGCCCGGCTGCTGCGCGCACACGGCCTGAAGCGCCTCGATCACTACGCCATTTTCATGGAGAACAACAGCCGCTACATCGAATGCTGTGCGGCCGGGGAGCGTGCAGGGCTCTATTACACCTGCGTGAACAGTTTTCTCACTGCGGCCGAACTCGCTTATATCGTGAACAACAGCGGGTCGCGCGTGCTGATCACGTCGCGCGCACTCGCTGCGATCGCGCGGGAAGCGTTGCGCGATTGCGCTGATGTAACGCTGTGCCTGGTCATCGATGGCGAGGATATCGATTCGCGGATTCGTGATTATGCCGGGGCGGTGGCGGGCTTTGCGACCACCCCGATCGCCGACGAACGGATCGGAACGGCAATGCTCTATTCCTCCGGCACCACCGGCAGACCCAAGGGTATCCTGCGTCCTCTACCCGATGCGCCACCCACCCACCGGTTGCCGCTGTTCGATTTCCTCTCGGCGCTTTGGCGTTACCGCGAAAACATGGTCTATCTGTCGCCGGCACCGCTGTACCATTCGGCGCCGCAGGCGGCCGTCTCGCTGACCCTGCGCCACGGCGGAACCGCCATCATCATGGAACGCTTCGACCCGCAGCAGTACCTGGCGCTGGTGGAAAAGTTCCGGGTCACGCACAGCCAGCTGGTTCCGACCATGTTCAGCCGCATGCTGAAGCTGCCCGAAGCGGTACGCAGCCGCTACGATCTCGGCTCGCTCGAGACCGTGATCCATGCTGCGGCTCCCTGCCCGGTACCGGTCAAGGAGCAGATGATCGAGTGGTGGGGGCCGATCATCCACGAATACCTCGGTGCCACCGAGGGACTGGGTTTCGCGGCATGCGACAGCAGCGAATGGCTCGCGCATCGCGGCACCGTCGGACGGGTACTGCTCGGCGAGTTGCACATCCTCGACGAGCAGATGCGTCCATGCCCCACCGGCACACCCGGGCAGTTATGGTTTCGCACCGCCACCGAATTCGAGTATTTCAATGATCCGCAACGAACTCTCGAGGCGCGCTCGGCCGACGGCAGCCTGAGCACTGTCGGCGACATGGGCTATCTCGACGCGGACGGCTATCTCTACCTGAGCGACCGCTCGACCTTCATGATCATTTCCGGTGGTGTCAACATCTACCCGCAGGAATGCGAAAACCTGCTGATCACCCACCCGAAGGTTGCCGATGCAGCGGTTTTCGGGGTTCCGAACGAAGACCTGGGCGAGGAAGTCAAAGCCGTGGTGCAACCGCAGCCGGAGATAGCGCCGGATGAGGCACTGGCCCGGGAACTGCTCGATTTCTGCGCCCGGAACCTCGCCCGTCACAAGTGCCCGCGCACCATCGAGTTCAGCGCGGCATTGCCGCGGCTGCCCACCGGCAAGTTGTACAAAAAGGAACTCCGCGACCGTTACTGGCGAGGCGAACGCCGCATCTGA
- a CDS encoding pseudouridine synthase — MSGDSETTRLNKHISDTGMCSRREADRLIEQGRVRINGRVATMGERVADSDRVTVNGKPLRARPRAVYLAYHKPPGITCTTDRAVPGNIIDALGYRSRIFPVGRLDKVSEGLILLTNDGDIVNKILRAGNAHEKEYVVSVDRPFDGEFLRRMAGGVPILGTVTRRCKVRQLSANSFNIVLTQGMNRQIRRMTEQLGYVVTRLKRVRVMNIRLGALKSGQWRELSRAEQSLIEALLKDSSKTA, encoded by the coding sequence ATGAGCGGTGACAGCGAGACCACGCGCCTCAACAAGCATATCAGCGACACCGGCATGTGTTCGCGGCGCGAGGCCGATCGCCTGATCGAACAGGGTCGGGTGCGGATCAATGGCCGGGTTGCCACGATGGGCGAGCGGGTCGCTGACAGCGATCGCGTGACGGTCAATGGCAAGCCGCTGCGGGCGCGGCCGCGTGCGGTATATCTCGCCTACCACAAACCGCCCGGCATCACCTGCACCACCGATCGCGCGGTACCCGGCAACATCATCGATGCGCTCGGCTACCGTTCGCGGATCTTTCCGGTCGGGCGTCTCGACAAGGTGTCCGAGGGATTGATCCTGCTCACCAACGACGGCGATATCGTCAACAAGATCCTGCGTGCCGGCAACGCCCACGAAAAGGAATACGTGGTCAGCGTCGACCGACCCTTCGACGGCGAGTTCCTGCGCAGAATGGCCGGCGGGGTGCCGATACTCGGCACTGTCACGCGCCGCTGCAAGGTGCGCCAGTTGTCAGCGAACAGCTTCAATATCGTGCTGACGCAGGGCATGAACCGCCAGATCCGGCGCATGACGGAACAGCTCGGTTACGTGGTCACGCGCCTGAAACGGGTGCGGGTGATGAATATCCGGCTCGGGGCGCTGAAGAGCGGGCAGTGGCGCGAACTGAGCCGCGCCGAACAATCGTTGATCGAAGCGTTGCTGAAGGACTCCAGCAAGACTGCCTGA
- a CDS encoding dienelactone hydrolase family protein produces the protein MSAAHDEGVDREHAGGWSRRDFVAMSVAAGLASMAPGVTAAETLEKEFSVSTPDGASDAVYFCPAGGPTVPGVLLWSDAFGLRPAMRAIGRRLAGAGYAVLVPNPYYRNAQAPVLDTATFNFRDPADRARLKTYMDPLMAVGAAERDAAAYAAFLDAQPQVDRGRKLAAFGYCMGGGLTFRSLAALPARFGAGASFHGGGLVTDPPDSPHLLIPQMDAQLYIAIAANDDAAQPEAKDVLRAAFDAAGLNAEIEVYPGTLHGWCVPDMPASQGQPIYSQPDAERAWAKLLALYGASQA, from the coding sequence ATGAGCGCAGCACACGATGAGGGCGTCGATCGAGAGCATGCCGGCGGATGGTCACGACGCGATTTTGTGGCAATGTCCGTGGCAGCGGGGCTGGCGAGTATGGCGCCCGGCGTTACGGCCGCGGAGACACTCGAGAAGGAGTTCAGCGTAAGCACGCCCGACGGTGCCAGCGATGCCGTGTATTTTTGCCCCGCGGGTGGCCCCACGGTTCCAGGCGTGCTGCTGTGGAGCGATGCCTTCGGCCTGCGTCCGGCGATGCGCGCGATCGGGCGTCGGCTCGCGGGCGCGGGTTACGCGGTGCTGGTGCCGAACCCGTATTACCGCAATGCGCAGGCGCCGGTGCTCGATACCGCGACCTTCAACTTCCGGGATCCGGCGGATCGTGCTCGGCTGAAGACGTATATGGATCCGCTGATGGCCGTGGGCGCCGCGGAGCGAGATGCGGCTGCCTATGCAGCGTTCCTCGATGCGCAACCGCAGGTCGACCGTGGCCGCAAGCTTGCCGCATTCGGCTATTGCATGGGCGGTGGCTTGACGTTTCGCAGCCTTGCCGCGCTGCCCGCGCGCTTTGGCGCGGGGGCGTCCTTTCATGGCGGCGGGCTGGTCACCGATCCGCCCGACAGTCCGCACCTGCTGATACCGCAAATGGACGCGCAGCTGTATATCGCTATCGCGGCGAACGATGACGCGGCGCAGCCCGAAGCCAAGGACGTACTGCGTGCAGCCTTCGACGCCGCCGGTCTGAACGCGGAAATCGAGGTCTACCCCGGTACCCTGCACGGCTGGTGCGTGCCGGATATGCCCGCGTCACAGGGGCAGCCGATCTACAGCCAGCCCGATGCGGAGCGCGCCTGGGCGAAGCTGCTGGCCTTGTACGGCGCGAGCCAGGCCTGA
- a CDS encoding DUF481 domain-containing protein encodes MIDGTSRNRAAIAMTAGLTLIPLASACADVVLLNGGDRLSGKIVSKNGDKLTLETSYAGDVVILWSEVRSISTEQPTRFMLSDGTVMEAVATGADDDAGVVLRSGKVVSTEPIALADVAYINPPPEITGEGVSVDGRVNLGLTSNRGNTDNDQLLYDAETIVRSRKNRFTIGAAGELKEESGTETARRNRGYFKYDHFLDEKWYVYANTDVEEDKFKDLNLRTTIGGGSGYQFFDTPERSLALEGGLTYVNNDYDLEEDDGYAAGRWALRYAQYLFEGKTQFFHEHEGLVSLESPDDVIMRVKTGLRFPMVLNLNSTLQYNVDWQNNPPPGFDSTDSSYILSLGYHW; translated from the coding sequence ATGATCGACGGAACTTCCCGCAACCGGGCAGCCATTGCCATGACAGCCGGCCTGACGCTGATACCACTCGCCAGCGCCTGTGCCGATGTGGTCCTGCTCAACGGAGGCGATCGCCTGAGCGGCAAGATCGTCAGCAAGAACGGTGACAAGCTGACCCTCGAGACCAGTTATGCCGGCGATGTCGTGATCCTGTGGAGCGAGGTGCGCTCGATCTCGACCGAACAGCCGACACGCTTCATGCTGAGCGATGGCACCGTGATGGAGGCCGTCGCAACGGGCGCCGACGATGATGCAGGTGTCGTGTTGCGCTCCGGCAAGGTGGTCAGCACCGAGCCTATCGCGCTGGCCGATGTTGCGTATATCAACCCGCCGCCGGAAATCACCGGAGAAGGGGTGAGCGTGGATGGGCGGGTCAATCTCGGACTGACCTCGAACCGCGGAAACACCGATAACGACCAGCTGCTATACGACGCCGAAACCATCGTCCGCAGCAGGAAAAACCGCTTCACGATCGGCGCTGCCGGCGAACTCAAGGAAGAGTCCGGCACCGAAACGGCGCGCAGAAACCGCGGCTATTTCAAGTACGATCATTTCCTCGACGAGAAATGGTATGTCTACGCCAACACCGATGTCGAGGAAGACAAATTCAAGGATCTGAACCTGCGCACCACGATAGGTGGCGGTTCGGGTTACCAGTTCTTCGACACTCCCGAACGCAGCCTTGCACTGGAAGGCGGTCTTACCTACGTGAACAACGATTACGATCTCGAAGAGGACGATGGTTACGCGGCCGGACGCTGGGCACTGCGCTATGCGCAGTACCTGTTCGAGGGCAAGACCCAGTTCTTCCACGAGCACGAAGGGCTGGTCAGCCTGGAAAGTCCCGACGACGTGATCATGCGCGTCAAGACCGGATTACGCTTTCCGATGGTGCTGAACCTGAACTCCACGCTGCAGTACAACGTCGACTGGCAGAACAACCCGCCACCGGGTTTTGACAGCACCGACAGCAGCTACATCCTCAGCCTGGGCTACCACTGGTAG
- a CDS encoding autotransporter domain-containing protein produces the protein MKRTLAAAIAAAGILSVQALAGVPFDQFIGFGASYDDSGQFPDLDVDTSTGLRFTNVDPATGKRGLAFPEWLAIDLGLGRMNPSTPLLAFGPRSDTVATDNINFAVGGYRSEEVLASVVGDSVVSFGPFTETQPGFLARVASGDVQFGPNTLFYALIAGNDIRDVDDPVQTADISAQIVAALVDAGAKYIVLPTLPRLGEFSESTNLTATGRTQLSLDRSAAAVAYNDAFESELNALDGNFIRVDVLGLFDEVLADPVSFGYPASIDQTRYCYSSSELGGINCTEPAGLGKASGGNPDDFVFNDGLHPTQAAAKAAADLIESVIRAPGMIALLPEAVLNDARAYQNTVNDYLVQNRWHEMPGNVQLFASVQGLDIDTGDTRATPGASSDAVDLTIGGSYGVGMGWFVGAAIGSQEGHTELDDHGSEFDTSALLGSVFAGYRCDIWFADAVLTMGNSDIENIDRVFNIGSVQVRRESGDTEADVVGMAADIGVNMMSARSPWRFGPFLALDYLDIDVDGYSEQGTRSSAMSFGDLNRESTVGSAGVFGSYPFTMGGAALELYGDVAYVEEFEDHTDNVEAVVKSLAAGPSFRMPGYDIDNEGVRGTLGVNANWNSGVRVGLSYRYADNDVETQYLNLSASYGF, from the coding sequence ATGAAACGTACTCTAGCTGCAGCGATTGCCGCTGCCGGAATTCTCTCGGTCCAGGCGCTGGCCGGTGTGCCCTTCGACCAGTTCATCGGTTTCGGCGCAAGCTACGACGACAGCGGCCAGTTTCCCGACCTCGATGTCGATACCAGTACCGGGCTTCGTTTCACCAATGTTGATCCGGCAACCGGCAAACGCGGGCTGGCGTTTCCGGAGTGGCTGGCCATCGATCTGGGGCTCGGGCGCATGAACCCGTCCACGCCGTTGCTGGCGTTCGGGCCGCGCAGCGATACGGTCGCTACCGACAATATCAACTTCGCGGTAGGTGGCTATCGTTCCGAGGAAGTGCTGGCCTCGGTGGTGGGCGATTCGGTGGTGAGTTTCGGGCCGTTCACCGAAACCCAGCCCGGCTTCCTGGCGCGGGTGGCATCGGGTGATGTGCAGTTCGGACCAAACACGCTGTTCTATGCCCTGATCGCCGGCAACGATATCCGTGATGTGGACGATCCGGTACAGACTGCCGATATCAGCGCGCAGATCGTTGCTGCGCTGGTCGATGCCGGCGCGAAGTACATCGTGCTGCCGACCTTGCCGCGGCTCGGCGAATTTTCCGAGTCAACCAACCTGACAGCAACCGGACGCACCCAGCTCTCGCTCGATCGCAGCGCGGCGGCGGTTGCCTACAACGATGCTTTCGAAAGCGAGCTCAATGCGCTCGATGGCAATTTCATCCGGGTCGATGTGCTCGGGCTGTTCGACGAGGTGCTTGCCGATCCGGTGAGCTTTGGTTACCCGGCCAGCATCGATCAGACCCGCTACTGTTACAGCAGCAGCGAACTCGGCGGCATCAACTGCACCGAGCCCGCGGGTCTGGGCAAGGCCAGTGGCGGCAACCCGGACGATTTCGTGTTCAACGACGGCCTGCACCCGACGCAGGCGGCGGCAAAGGCCGCCGCCGATCTGATCGAATCGGTGATCCGGGCGCCGGGCATGATCGCGCTGCTGCCGGAAGCGGTGCTGAACGATGCGCGGGCCTACCAGAACACGGTCAACGATTACCTGGTACAGAACCGCTGGCACGAGATGCCCGGTAACGTGCAACTGTTTGCCTCGGTGCAGGGTCTGGACATCGATACCGGCGACACCCGGGCCACGCCAGGGGCCAGCTCCGATGCGGTCGATCTCACGATCGGCGGCAGCTACGGTGTGGGCATGGGCTGGTTCGTCGGTGCGGCGATCGGCTCCCAGGAAGGCCACACCGAGCTCGACGATCATGGCAGCGAGTTCGACACCTCCGCGCTGCTGGGCTCGGTATTTGCCGGCTATCGCTGCGATATCTGGTTTGCCGACGCGGTGCTGACGATGGGCAATTCCGATATCGAGAACATCGACCGGGTGTTCAATATCGGCAGCGTGCAGGTGCGGCGCGAGAGCGGCGACACCGAGGCCGATGTGGTCGGGATGGCGGCCGATATCGGCGTGAACATGATGTCGGCGCGTTCTCCATGGCGCTTCGGTCCGTTTCTCGCGCTCGATTACCTGGACATCGATGTGGATGGCTACTCGGAGCAGGGCACGCGTTCCTCGGCGATGAGCTTCGGTGACCTGAACCGCGAATCGACCGTGGGCAGTGCCGGCGTGTTCGGCAGCTATCCGTTCACGATGGGCGGCGCGGCGCTGGAACTCTACGGCGATGTGGCCTATGTCGAGGAGTTCGAGGATCACACCGACAACGTGGAAGCGGTAGTGAAGTCGCTCGCCGCTGGTCCCTCGTTCCGCATGCCCGGTTACGATATCGACAACGAGGGCGTGCGCGGCACGCTCGGCGTCAATGCCAACTGGAACAGCGGGGTGCGGGTGGGTCTGTCCTACCGCTACGCGGACAACGATGTCGAAACCCAATACCTCAATCTTTCCGCCAGTTATGGCTTCTGA
- a CDS encoding alanine:cation symporter family protein encodes MRTRPPVMLAALLPGASSYADTAIDQHIADGFQPYADAVAGLVFAAIDLGGYAVPWILFWLIAAGAFCTIYFRFINLRGMRQGFRIIRGDYEDPHHTGDTSHFQALATALSGTVGLGNIAGVAVAITLGGPGAAFWMVIAALLGMATKFCECTLAVKYRRERPDGSVSGGPMYYLSRGIAANYPRLAPLGKVLGFTFAVLCLFGTIGAGNFFQVNNAYQQLLLITGGERSLLAGQAWLFGVVMAVLTGIVVLGGIKRIASVTDKLVPLMTLTYLVAALIVIGAHAEQIPHALGTILYGAFTPEGIQGGMVGALLQGFRRAAFSNEAGIGSAPIAHASVKTGEPLTEGLVALWEPFIDTVIICSLTALVIVISGAPTIAPQAEGVALTSAAFATVMPWFPYVLAVVVLMFAYSTMISYCYYGTKAANYLFGESNTVDICYKLFYLCATVVGVTMPLAQLVDFSDAIYFLMAVPNVIGLYLLAPVVKREMHGYFGRLSRGEIRSTREAPEHLIGSP; translated from the coding sequence ATGCGAACAAGGCCCCCTGTCATGCTCGCTGCCCTGCTGCCGGGTGCCTCCTCGTACGCGGATACCGCGATCGATCAGCATATCGCGGATGGCTTCCAGCCTTATGCGGACGCGGTGGCGGGCCTCGTGTTCGCGGCCATCGACCTCGGCGGCTATGCGGTGCCGTGGATCCTGTTCTGGCTGATCGCGGCGGGGGCGTTCTGCACCATCTATTTCCGCTTCATCAACCTGCGCGGCATGCGCCAGGGCTTTCGCATCATCCGTGGCGATTACGAAGACCCCCACCACACCGGCGACACCAGCCATTTCCAGGCCCTTGCCACGGCGCTTTCGGGAACCGTCGGGCTGGGCAATATCGCCGGTGTCGCGGTGGCCATCACGCTGGGCGGACCGGGAGCCGCGTTCTGGATGGTGATCGCGGCCCTGCTCGGCATGGCCACCAAGTTCTGCGAATGCACGCTGGCGGTGAAATACCGGCGCGAGCGCCCCGACGGCTCGGTCTCGGGCGGCCCGATGTATTACCTCTCCAGGGGCATAGCGGCCAACTATCCGCGGCTTGCACCGCTCGGCAAAGTACTCGGCTTCACGTTCGCGGTGCTGTGCCTGTTCGGCACCATCGGGGCCGGCAACTTTTTCCAGGTCAACAACGCCTACCAGCAGTTGCTGCTGATCACCGGCGGTGAACGCAGCCTGCTCGCGGGGCAGGCCTGGCTGTTCGGCGTGGTGATGGCGGTGCTGACCGGTATCGTGGTGCTGGGCGGCATAAAGCGCATTGCCAGCGTGACCGACAAGCTGGTGCCGCTGATGACACTGACCTACCTGGTCGCGGCGTTGATCGTGATCGGTGCCCATGCCGAACAGATCCCGCACGCACTCGGGACCATTCTTTACGGCGCATTCACCCCCGAAGGGATCCAGGGCGGCATGGTCGGGGCACTGCTGCAGGGCTTTCGCCGCGCGGCCTTTTCCAACGAGGCGGGCATCGGTTCGGCACCGATCGCGCATGCCAGCGTGAAGACCGGCGAGCCGCTCACGGAAGGGCTCGTCGCATTGTGGGAACCGTTCATCGACACCGTGATCATCTGCTCGCTCACCGCGCTGGTGATCGTGATCTCCGGCGCGCCCACGATAGCGCCGCAGGCCGAAGGCGTGGCCCTCACCTCCGCGGCGTTCGCCACCGTGATGCCATGGTTTCCGTATGTGCTGGCGGTAGTGGTGCTGATGTTCGCCTACTCGACCATGATCTCGTACTGCTATTACGGCACCAAGGCCGCCAACTACCTGTTCGGCGAAAGCAACACGGTGGACATCTGCTACAAGCTGTTCTACCTCTGCGCAACCGTGGTCGGCGTGACCATGCCACTCGCGCAACTGGTCGATTTTTCCGACGCGATCTACTTCCTGATGGCGGTGCCCAACGTGATCGGCCTGTACCTGCTGGCGCCCGTGGTGAAGCGCGAGATGCATGGCTATTTCGGGCGCCTGTCGCGCGGCGAGATCCGCTCCACCCGCGAAGCGCCGGAGCATCTGATCGGCTCGCCCTGA
- a CDS encoding cytochrome P450 — protein sequence MNRCPARPLLDFANFTHGTPRASIDELRDSARLVWESDDFATGGHWLVLQQADIDHVLKTPKLFSNREGPLLDDFPPAALVEQQQSMTFMDPPEHRKYRSLVDYAFRLNALKARKPAMRRIASDIIDQVIGRGECEFISEVAMQLPMQVMYKLLGVQEQDYRYVVDLTNTLALADDPEFAENRAAGFQASMQLIEFGARLAADHRLHPRDSMTMEVLAARINGQALGDREFGRFFNNLIVGGMETTRNTLALGIHQFILHPEQYRLLQQDPALVPAAVEEILRFCNTVVYLRRTATRDMEFAGENIRRGDKMVCVLGAPNRDAALFADPARFDITRNPANTRRHYRTFGQGPHYCIGVHQARLNLEIMLEEIARRLANIRLLAAPRQARSLFMDGFKEMRIAFDPR from the coding sequence ATGAATCGCTGCCCGGCTCGCCCGCTGCTGGATTTCGCCAACTTCACTCACGGCACGCCGCGCGCGTCCATCGACGAGTTGCGCGACAGCGCGCGCCTCGTCTGGGAAAGTGACGACTTTGCCACCGGCGGTCACTGGCTGGTGCTGCAGCAGGCCGATATCGACCACGTGCTGAAGACACCAAAGCTGTTCAGCAACCGCGAGGGGCCGCTGCTCGATGATTTTCCGCCCGCGGCATTGGTCGAACAGCAGCAGAGCATGACCTTCATGGATCCGCCCGAGCATCGCAAGTACCGCTCGCTGGTCGATTATGCATTCCGGCTGAATGCGCTAAAGGCGCGCAAGCCGGCGATGCGTCGCATCGCGAGCGACATCATCGACCAGGTGATCGGGCGCGGCGAATGCGAATTCATCAGCGAGGTGGCGATGCAATTGCCGATGCAGGTGATGTACAAGCTGCTCGGGGTGCAGGAACAGGATTACCGTTACGTGGTCGACCTGACCAACACGCTCGCACTCGCCGACGATCCCGAATTTGCCGAGAATCGTGCTGCCGGTTTCCAGGCCTCGATGCAACTGATCGAATTCGGCGCGCGGCTCGCTGCCGATCACCGTCTGCATCCACGTGACAGCATGACGATGGAAGTGCTGGCGGCCAGGATCAACGGACAGGCGCTCGGCGATCGCGAGTTCGGACGCTTCTTCAACAACCTGATCGTCGGCGGCATGGAGACCACGCGCAACACCCTCGCGCTCGGCATACACCAGTTCATCCTGCACCCGGAGCAGTACCGCCTGCTGCAGCAGGATCCGGCGTTGGTGCCGGCGGCCGTCGAGGAGATCCTGCGTTTCTGCAATACCGTGGTCTACCTGCGTCGCACCGCCACCCGCGACATGGAATTCGCCGGTGAAAACATCCGCCGGGGTGACAAGATGGTCTGTGTGCTCGGCGCACCGAACCGTGATGCCGCGTTGTTCGCGGACCCCGCGCGCTTCGATATCACGCGTAATCCCGCAAACACCCGCAGGCATTACCGGACATTCGGACAGGGTCCGCATTACTGCATCGGTGTGCACCAGGCACGGCTCAATCTCGAGATCATGCTGGAGGAAATCGCCCGTCGCCTGGCGAATATCCGCCTGCTCGCGGCACCACGCCAGGCACGCTCGCTGTTCATGGACGGGTTCAAGGAAATGCGCATCGCGTTTGATCCACGCTGA
- a CDS encoding YebC/PmpR family DNA-binding transcriptional regulator, whose product MGAQWKVKGKADAAAAKGRIFTKLAKEIMVAARAGADPDMNPRLRKAVEQARRASMPRDTLERAIKKGAGLLDEQVHYELVTYEGFAPHQVPVIVECLTDNKNRAAMSIRMLFRKGQLGNSGSVSWDFKYLGMIEATPDSDDADPDLAAIEAGAQDLEPAENGATLFLTDPTDLDAVSRALPSYGFTVQSATLGYRPNNPVTLVADARAEVETFLEALDSDDDVQSVYAGLAD is encoded by the coding sequence ATGGGCGCTCAGTGGAAGGTCAAGGGCAAGGCGGATGCGGCTGCGGCCAAGGGGCGCATATTCACCAAGCTGGCCAAGGAGATCATGGTCGCAGCGCGCGCCGGTGCGGACCCCGACATGAACCCGCGGCTGCGCAAGGCGGTCGAGCAGGCCAGGCGCGCCTCGATGCCGCGGGACACGCTCGAGCGCGCGATCAAGAAGGGCGCCGGGCTGCTCGATGAGCAGGTGCACTACGAACTCGTCACCTACGAGGGCTTTGCTCCGCACCAGGTGCCGGTGATCGTCGAGTGCCTGACCGACAACAAGAACCGCGCCGCGATGAGTATCCGCATGCTGTTTCGCAAGGGGCAACTCGGCAATTCCGGCTCCGTGTCGTGGGATTTCAAGTATCTCGGCATGATCGAGGCCACACCGGACAGCGACGATGCGGACCCTGATCTGGCGGCGATCGAGGCGGGTGCCCAGGATCTCGAGCCGGCCGAAAATGGTGCCACCCTGTTTCTGACTGACCCCACCGATCTCGATGCGGTGAGTCGCGCGTTGCCTTCCTACGGGTTCACCGTGCAATCGGCAACGCTCGGCTACCGGCCGAACAACCCGGTCACGCTCGTCGCCGATGCGCGGGCCGAGGTCGAGACCTTTCTCGAGGCCCTCGACAGCGATGACGATGTGCAGAGTGTTTATGCCGGTCTTGCGGACTAG
- a CDS encoding MFS transporter — translation MDHSPGPGVPAKLIEHPSMPRLPSLLLNFAHALDHLFLLIFATAVGAIAADFGIARWEDLMPYTVGAFVMFGIGSIPAGRLGDLWGRRGMMLVFFAGMGCSAFAVALTNTPLQIAVALTVLGAFSSIYHPVGIPMLVQNTRTPGLAIGINGLAGNLGIALAAVSTGLLVKYFGWRTAFMVPGALALLTGAVFARYAPREQDAPARRAQTHVHLPRHLAVRTFAVMVASATTGSLIFNFTTNGNAQLMAERFDGLISDPAILGALLAGIYTLAAFAQVVVGRLIDRVPVKPLFLAIVASQVVVFALASGSSGWLWYAATIGCMITVFGSIPFNDAMVVRYIDDSMRSRVSGTRIAVSFGISSLAVYLLGPLVKSAGFSVLLMGMAGIAAVTTSIVMLLPGEARMNAGLADTRVALPE, via the coding sequence ATGGACCATTCCCCTGGACCCGGCGTGCCGGCCAAACTGATCGAACATCCATCAATGCCACGACTTCCTTCCCTGCTGCTCAACTTCGCCCATGCGCTGGACCATTTGTTTCTGCTGATATTTGCGACCGCGGTTGGCGCGATCGCGGCGGATTTCGGCATCGCGCGCTGGGAGGACCTGATGCCTTACACAGTGGGCGCCTTCGTGATGTTCGGCATCGGATCGATACCGGCGGGGCGGCTCGGCGATCTGTGGGGCCGCAGGGGCATGATGCTGGTCTTTTTTGCGGGCATGGGTTGTTCAGCATTCGCGGTGGCTTTGACCAACACTCCGTTGCAGATCGCCGTAGCACTGACTGTGCTCGGCGCGTTTTCCTCGATCTATCACCCGGTCGGCATTCCGATGCTGGTCCAGAACACGCGCACCCCGGGCCTGGCGATCGGGATCAACGGCCTGGCCGGCAACCTCGGCATCGCGCTGGCCGCAGTTTCGACCGGTCTGCTGGTGAAATATTTCGGCTGGCGCACGGCCTTCATGGTGCCTGGCGCACTGGCGTTGCTGACGGGTGCTGTTTTCGCGCGCTACGCACCACGCGAACAGGACGCGCCCGCAAGGCGGGCACAGACCCATGTGCATCTGCCACGCCATCTCGCGGTGCGCACCTTCGCGGTGATGGTCGCGAGCGCCACCACCGGCAGCCTGATCTTCAATTTCACCACCAATGGCAATGCACAACTGATGGCGGAGCGTTTCGATGGCCTGATAAGCGACCCAGCAATTCTCGGCGCGCTGCTGGCCGGCATCTACACCCTGGCCGCATTTGCGCAGGTCGTGGTCGGACGCCTGATCGACCGGGTACCGGTAAAGCCCTTGTTTCTTGCGATCGTTGCATCGCAGGTCGTGGTGTTTGCGCTCGCCTCCGGCAGCAGCGGATGGCTCTGGTACGCCGCGACCATCGGCTGCATGATCACCGTATTCGGTTCCATTCCGTTCAACGACGCGATGGTGGTGCGCTACATCGATGATTCAATGCGTTCACGGGTGAGCGGCACGCGGATCGCGGTCTCGTTCGGCATCAGTTCGCTCGCGGTGTATCTGCTCGGCCCGCTGGTCAAGTCCGCGGGCTTCAGTGTGCTGCTGATGGGCATGGCAGGCATCGCCGCCGTGACCACCTCGATCGTGATGCTGTTGCCCGGCGAAGCCCGGATGAATGCCGGTCTCGCCGATACCCGAGTGGCATTGCCGGAATAG